GCGACATGGCAATCCCCTGACCCTCCACTCTTTGGTTGCATGAACAAAGTAGGGTTCCTTTCCTTGACTAGGGTTATGTTGTCCCTTGGTCTCAAACAGTACTATGAACCCCTCCGACTCCCGCTCCGGGCCTCTGCGATTTCGTTTCCTTATACGCATCGGTTGGTGCTCTCACCACCCCCGGAGACGGGTCTCCAGCACTGGTCTGTAAATCTTCAAAAACATGCCATCCCTGCTACCCCGGGAGTCAACGTGTGCCACTTCCGTTATTCCGGCACCCATCCAACGGCCTTCCCCTTCCGTCCACAGGGTCGGCTCCTCCAATTGGTTTACGAGGCTACTCATAGGTTCACTTGCGTTACGGCCTGCTTTATTGTTGGGGGGAAACTCACGACCCTGTATCTCTACAACGCCGCTTCCTCATACTACCGGGGCGTACGGACAATTCCCCGGACAGGACTTTAACCTTCTAGATTTACAAATATTACTGCGAACGGACAGACCACCTTTTCCTTCCCTATTTGCCATTTCATCACAATAGGGTATAGTAATCTCATACTAAACAAACCGCCCGAAACTTCCTGCAACAGGATAACAGAGCCGATAACCCTATGTCCACCAAAGAACGCTACATCAACCTCTTCACCGATTACGGATTCAAAAAAATCTTCGGCGAAGAACCCAACAAGAACCTGCTTCTCGACTTTCTCAACGAGCTACTCAGGGAGGAACAGGGAGAAATCAAGGAGCTGACCTACCTAAAAACCGAGCAACTCGGCGACACCGACATTGATCGCAAGGCTATCTTCGACCTCTACTGCGAGAATGAGCAAGGCGAGAAATTCATTGTCGAGCTCCAGAAGAGCAAACAAAATTTCTTCAAAGATCGCGCCCTCTACTACTCCACCTTCCCCATCCGCGAACAGGCGGAACGGGGCGACTGGAATTTCAAACTTAAGGCCGTCTATACCGTGGCAATTCTGGATTTCGTCTTTGATGAGGACAAGAACACACCAGAAAAATACCGCTATGATGTTAAGTTGACAGATACTGACACCAACCGGGTGTTTTATGATAAACTAACCTTCATCTACCTGGAAATGCCCAAGTTCACCAAGAGCTTGGACGAGTTGGAAAGCCGGTTTGACAAATGGCTCTATGTTATCAGAAACCTGAACCGACTGGAACGGTTACCAGACACCCTACGGGAACAGGTTTTTGAGCAGCTTTTTGATACAGCGGAGATTGCCCGTTTTACCCCGGATCAAGTGCGCTCCTATGAAAAAAGCCTGAAGT
This genomic interval from Candidatus Electrothrix rattekaaiensis contains the following:
- a CDS encoding Rpn family recombination-promoting nuclease/putative transposase, whose product is MSTKERYINLFTDYGFKKIFGEEPNKNLLLDFLNELLREEQGEIKELTYLKTEQLGDTDIDRKAIFDLYCENEQGEKFIVELQKSKQNFFKDRALYYSTFPIREQAERGDWNFKLKAVYTVAILDFVFDEDKNTPEKYRYDVKLTDTDTNRVFYDKLTFIYLEMPKFTKSLDELESRFDKWLYVIRNLNRLERLPDTLREQVFEQLFDTAEIARFTPDQVRSYEKSLKYYRDMKNSLDTAFDDGKEEGRAEGKEEGRTEEKRQVVINGLQQGLEIKVIATLTGLSVKIIEKISRELSEEESKGSG